In Brevibacterium pigmentatum, the sequence TGGCCGATGGTCCCGACGAGGTGCACAAACGGTCGATCGCGCGGCGTGAACTGCGACGGAGGAAGAACGCACGGGAGTCCCGATGAGCGTCGAACTCGACCTGCCGAGCCTGGCGAGATGGATACGGGACGCTGGCGAGCCGGTGACCGGTTCGCTCCGCGGAGCCCGTGTGGGGCAGGGGCAGTCGAACCTCACCTACCGCATCGACGACGAGGCGGGGCGGTCGTGGATCGCCCGTCGTCCCCCGCTGGGGCACCTCCTCGCGTCGGCCCATGACGTGGCCCGGGAGCATCGGATCATCTCCGCACTCCAAGCAACCGGAGTGCCGGTTCCAGCCACCCTCGGTGTCTGTGAGGATTCCGCAGTCGCCGATGTCCCCGTGGTCATCATGGAACACGTCGAGGGAACCGTCATCGACGACGAGAAGGCCGCCCGAAATCTCGGCCCCGAGGCGCGCAGACGTCTCGGCCTCGAACTCGCTCGGACCCTGGCGAAGATCCACGCCGTCGACATCGACGCTGTCGGCTTGGGCGACCTGGCGTCTCGGAAGCCCTATGCGCCGAGGCAGCTGAAGAGGTGGAGCCGCCAACTCGAGGAGAGCCGGACCCAAGACCGCCCCGATCTCGACGCTCTCACGACGGTGCTGACCGAGCACCTGCCCGAGCCTGGCGAGATCACTCTGGTCCATGGTGACTTCCACATCCGTAACGTCATCATCGACAGCGCCACCGGTGACATCCGAGCAGTGCTCGATTGGGAACTGGCGACACTGGGTGACCCGCTGGCCGATGTGGGCAGCTCCTTGGCGTATTGGACGCAGGCCGGCGAGACGCCCGATGAACCCCTAGCCCCCACGGCGGTGGACGGATTCCCGACCCGGGCCGAGATCGCTGCCGAATACCTGGCGGCATCGGGCCGCAGCGGGCGAACACTCGGTTTCTGGCACACACTGGGGCTGTGGAAGATCGCGATCATCGCCGAGGGCATCCGTCGTCGGGTGTCGGAGAACCCTGAGAATGCTGCAGCCCATGGCGTGCCCACAGCGCGTGACATCCAGGAACTCATCGATCAGGGATGGGCCGTTGCGCGGGAGAGCGGGCTGGCATCATGAGGCCCTCACCTCGCTCGCACCGAAGAGATGGATTGTAGGATTGGCTGTCATGTCGATGACCGAAGATTCAGCTGAGGATCTGCCCACGCTCGTGGATGGCGCACTTCTGCGTGATATGCCGACGACCACCCGAGGAATCCGCACCCGAGCGGCCCTGGTCGCCGCCGCTCGAGTCGTGTTCGAACGTGATGGTTTCATCGATTCTCGGCTGACCGACATCACCAAAGAGGCCAAGTGCTCCACGGGCACGTTCTACACCTACTTCGACAGCAAGGAGCAGGCTTTCGCCGCTGTGCTCAATGAGGCTCAGGAGGACATGCTCCACCCGGGCCCGCCGCACAGCAGCGACGAAGAGCGCACCGTCGTCGAGCAGCTCCAAGCTGGACATCGTGCCTACGTCGAGTCGTATAAGCGCAATGCGAAGCTGATGTTGCTGCTCGAACAAGTTGCCGCGATCGACGCGAACTTCCGTCGACTGCGTCTCGACCGGGCGAGGGCCTTCGCTGAACGCAATTGTCGGTGGATCCAAAAGCTCCAGGACGAAGGCTATGTGGACCCGAGCCTCGACCCCCTCATGTCCGCTCGGGCGCTTTCGGCCATGGTCGGTCGGATGGCGTACTTCAAATATGCGGTCGAGGAACCGGGTTGGGGCAGTGACGAACTGATCGTGGAGACTGCGACGAAACTGTGGATCAACGCGCTGGGCATCCCCACCGACGGTTCACGTCGCAAATAGCAGTCTCCGGGCCGCCGGGGGCTCAGCATTGACCTGTGTCCAATGACCGGGACCGAAAATCAATGGATCTCAATCAACGAGGAGGCTGACCCATGAGAGCATCAACGACTTCCCAGCCCTTTAGCGGTGCCCCGTTCGACAACGCCTCGGTGGCCGCGCGCTTGGCAGAGCTGCCGGCGACCGCCGACGCCGGGGCGCTGACGGTGTCCACTGACCAAGGGGAGTTCGCCGCTTTCCGGGCGACGCCGGCGCACCCGGAACCCGACCTCGGTGAGGCGATCCTTCTGCACGGGTGGCCGGAATACGCTTCCTGCTGGGAGAGGACTGCTGGCCTGCTCCTCGCACAGGGGATGGGGGTGTTCGCCTATGACCAACGAGGATATTCGCCAGGAGTGCGCCCCGAATCGGTGGGGGAGTACGCAATTGCGCGCCTGGTCGCCGACCTTGACGACGTCTCCCGCGCGGCGGGGCTCGAACGATTCCACCTCGTCGGTCATGATTGGGGCGGGCTGGTCGCTTGGCCCTTTGCCGCGAACCACCCGCAGCGCCTGCACACCTGCACCATCGTGTCGACTCCACATCCCAGAGCACTGGGCAAACAGCTGAAGACGGACGACGAACAGTACGAACGCATGGGCTATATGCGGTCGATCCAAGACCACCCGGAGGGAGTGGCCCGAACATTGCTGCGCAATGACGGGAAGAAGCTGATCGACCTCTACGGCGGTGCCGTCCCCGGTGATCTCGCGGCCTCCTATGTTGCGCGATTCAGTGAGCCAGGGGCTTTTCTGTCCGTGCTCAAGTACTACCAGGCGATGGATGGCCGCGATCGGACGCCGAGCACTCCAATCACGGTGCCCACGAGTCTTGTATGGGGCAGCGAGGACATCGCCTTCTCCCGAAAGACTGCAGAGCTCAGCGCTCGCTACGTCGAAGGGCCTTATCGTTTTGTCCCTCTCGAGGGCGCGTCTCACTGGCTCCCCGAATCACACCCGAACGACATCGCTTCCACGGTCATCAATCAGGCGCGGGAACACGCGGCGAATCAGTAGCGTGCAGAGGCACGCTTCCTTTGGCCTTCTCCCGCTCTCTCGAATATGACGATGTTCGCCTCATGGCGGTGAAAGTTGACATGGTTGACAGCATGACCGCGTGGAGTCAGAATAGTTGACACAGTTGACATCACTTCAGGTGGAGGTCCGATCGTGAATTCACCGACTGCTGAGCAGCAACGGCGCGATGCGAATGAGCGCGCGATTCTTGAAGCCGTCCGGCGCGAGCTCGCCGAAGTTCCGGCGGCTGACCTAGAGAACGTCAAAGATGCCGAAGCACTCGGCTCCAAAATGGTCGCCATGGTTCCGCGGAGCGCGGGAGGCCAGCTAGGCAGAATCATCGGCCCTGTGTACTCCACGAAGGCTTTGATGACGATGTGGAAGATCACTCGCCAAGGTGTGAGTAAGAGGGTCAGGGAAGGACGCCTTTTTGTGCTGACTGTTCAAGGTCGCACATTGTTTCCCGCGTTTCAGTTCGATGGCAAGCGGGTTCGTGAAGACGTACTGCACCTCGTCGGCATTCTGCATGCTTCAGCGGATCCGTTCACTATCGCACAGTGGCTTCGCACTCCACTGGTCGAAGCCGGGGACCGAACTCCGCTTGAGCTGCTTGATGCTGGAGAGAAAGCCCTGGCGGAGAATCTCGCCAAGCGCAACGTGTCTCGTTGGTCTGCGTGAGTCGACGCCGAATCATGAACAGAGAAACTGTTGCACAGAGTCTTCCGCATCCCGATCGTGATCTGAGCACGTTCCCCACGCGGCCTGTCGATGCGGGTACGCGCTGGAGAAGGGGGCACCGTCACGAGCACGAACCGTGGTTCTTCTCGTCGGATGGAAAGGGTCGGTTCAACCTCTCCGAACCGTTCGGAACTTGCTATTTGGCTAGCAGCGACGACGTGGCCGCCCGTGAAAGCATCGGTCCCGATATAACTCGGTCTGGGGTCGTCACCACGACGTTCCTCGAAGGCAGAGTCGTATCGAGCCTGACTCTCGCAGAGCCGGTGAAGGCAGCGCATGTATCGAGCAACGGCGCCTTCCCATTTGGGGTCACGTCCGAGCTGTGCTCAATGGAGAAATACCAGATTCCTCGGCAGTGGGCTCATAGTCTGCACGAGTCCGGATTCGACGGCATTTGGTACCACCCGCGATTCTCTCCAGGAGCAGATTCACGCGCCATCGCGGTCTTCGGTCCGACAGGTGCGGCGACGGGAGAAGTCCACGAGCAGAAGACTCTTCGTGAAGTCGTTGAGGATATGGCGATCGTCGTTGTCGATCCCGACAGTCTGGACGAGTTCGAGATACTCGAAGAAGCGCCCGGAGGATAGGGCCAAGAATTCCCGACGAGGTGTCTCGGCAATGATCGCCACCGGCAGTCAGCTGTCGGATTGCGCTTTCGGGATCACCCGCCTCGGCGAGGGGAGACGAAACCACACGGGTGCCGGCATCCTCACGAGGAGGACGACGGCACCCGTGGTGGTGTGACTTGGGATGGCTCGGAAGGTCAGCTCACGACGCCGGCCTTCGCCTGGCTATCGGCGGCCACGGTGGTCTGGGGTTCGGGCAGGGCCGCGTCCGCCTCGGGGGCATTCGTCGGCGTTCCGTGAACGTCGGGTTCGAGCGAGAGCTCATCGAAGGGGTTGTCACCCGACAGGGTGGCGCGGGCGACGTCGAGGTCGATCTCGTTCGTCCACTTGCCGATGAGCAGGGTGGCTACGGCATTGCCGGTGAAGTTGGTCAGCGCACGGCACTCGGACATGAACTTGTCGATGCCGACGATGACGCCCATGCCGTCGAGCAGCTCGGGACGGTGCGACTGCAGGCCGGCGGCCAGGGTGGCCAGGCCCGCACCGGTGACTCCGGCAGCGCCCTTCGAAGCGATGATCATGAACACCAGCAGCGAGATCTGCTCGGGGATCGACATCGGCATGCCCATGGCCGAGGACACGAACAGCGAGGCCATAGTCAGGTAGATGGCGGTGCCGTCGAGGTTGAACGAGTAGCCGGTGGGCACGGTGATGCCGACGACCGGCTTCGAGACACCGGCGTGCTCCATCTTCGCGATCAGGCGCGGCAGGGCCGACTCGGACGACGAGGTGGAGAAGATGAGCAGGAACTCACGGGCCAGGTACTTCAGCAGCAGGAAGATGTTCAGACCGGTGACGATCTTGAGCAGACCGCCGAGGACGATGACGATGAACAGCGCGCAGGTGAGGTAGAAGGCGCCCATGAGGGTCGCCATCGCTCCGATCGCGGCCCAGCCGGTCTTGCCGACGACCGCAGCGATCGCACCGAAGGCGCCGATGGGAGCGGCCCACATGATCATCATCATGAGCTTGAAGACGACGGCCTGGATGTGCTTGATTCCGGTGAGAACCGGCTCGCCGGCCTTGCCCATCGACTGCAGGGCGAATCCGACGAGGAGAGCGAGCACGAGGGTCGGCAGAACCGGGATGTCACCGGGGATGAGGCTCATGAGGAAGGCGACCATTCCGCCTTCTTCGCCACCGGCGGCCTCTTCATAGGGCTGGAGGTGGAGTCCGTCGCCGGGGTGGATGAAGTTGCCGACGACGAGGCCGATGACCAGGGCGAACGTCGCCATGATGAGGAAGTAGATGAGCGCGAGCCCGCCGACCTTGCCGACGGTGGCTGCCTTCGCCACGGAGCCGACGCCGAGGACGATGGTGCAGAAGATGACCGGGGCGATGATCATCTTGATGAGTGCGACGAATGCCTTGCCCAGGGGTTCGAGTGCGATTCCCGCCTCCGGGGCGATGAGCCCGATGGCGGCACCGGCGAACACGGCCACGATGACCATGATGTAGAGCCAGTGAGTGCGATCCTTCTTGCGCTGCCGGGCGCCCTGATCGGTTGCCGTTGCGGTGGCGCTGCCCGTGTACGCGGACCCGCCTTCTTGCTGTGGCGACGTTGCCATGTTTCCTCCAAATGATGTCTGCGACCTCACCCGTCGGTGGGCGGGGATCGCACGCGACGCCTGGCCGCGGTGGTGATGTACCCGACAACTGTGCCAGTCGATGTGACGGGTGTCTCGGTTGCGTTCATAGTGTTCACAGGAGGAGTGAGGCGCGCCGAGGCAGGAGTATGGCCAGGGAGGACGGGCCGGCGAGGGTCAGGCCTGCGGCTCCTCCGCGTGCTGGTGATCGGCATCGGCTCGCGGTGCCCGCTGCTCGAGGGCCTTGAGGCCGATGGGGCAGGTGATGGTGAGCTTGAGGCGACGACTCTTCGCGTCTTCGACGGCGCGCCGCATGAGCTCTCGGCGGTGCTGATCCGCCTGCATAGGCTCGATAGCTTCGCAGTAGATGAACATGACCTCATTGGCATCAGGCTCGAGTTTGTAATGGAGCGCGGCCACGAGTCTGCCGGGAAGGTAGAGGTCGTACTTCGAGGATTCCTGGTTGTTGAGCATCGTGTACATAGTGGTCTCCTGGGGTGGGTCGGTCAGAATGGTCGGTGTCACCAGTCGCTGGGCGACAGGGCCGCCGCAGATGCTGGGTCTCGCAGGTCATGGAGGAAAGCTTGCGCCCAGCGGCGGACGTCGAAGGCGGCGACAGTGTCGGCCATCGCATCCATGCGCCTCCGGGCCTCGTCTTCGCTGAGCGTGGCCGCGTGATGGATGGCCGCCTTCAGGCCGGCCCGGTCATGGGGATTGACGATGATGGCTTGGTCGAGTTCTTCGGCGGCTCCTGCGAATTCGGAGAGGACGAGTGCACCGCCCCTGCCTCGGCGGGCAGTAACGAATTCCTTGGCCACGAGGTTCATCCCGTCCCGCAGGGAGGTGACGAGCAGGATGTCGGCGGCCAGGTACAGGGCGACGGCTTCCTCTGTCGAATGTGAGTGGTAGGAGTAGTGGATGACATCGCCGCCGAGAGTGGAGAGCCTCCCATTGATGCGCCCGACCGCATGTTCGACCTCGTCGCGCAGGTCTTGGTAGGCGCGCACGCCTTCGCGAGAGGGGACTGCGATCTGCGCGAGACGGGTTCCCTGCGCATCGAGCAGTCCGTCGTCGATCAGCTCCTCGAAAGCCCACAGCCGGTGCAGGATTCCCTTCGAATAGTCGAGGCGATCCACCCCGATCATGAGGGTGGCGGGATCGCCCAGGTCACGGCGAAAGCATCGGGCCGTCTCCTGTACGCCGGGGGATTCGGCCGCGGCCCGGATCTCATCGACGTCGATCGAGATCGGGTACGAGCCGACTCGGCCGCGAAGTTCCTCGGGATCCATGCCCAGCAGCTTCTGCATAGCCTGGCGGGCCTTAGCGGCATCGGCCTCCCCCTGGAGACCGATGACATCGGCCCCGAGCAGGCCGCGGAGGATTTCGTCACGCCAGGGCAGCTGGGCCACCTGCTCGACGGGAGGGAACGGAATATGGCAGAAGTATCCGATCCGGATGTCCGGTCGTTGAGCGCGGATCATCGCCGGTACGAGCTGGAGGTGGTAATCGTGTACCCAGACTGTCGCCCCAGTCTCGGCGGCCTCGACCGCGGCCTGTGCGAATCGGGCGTTGACTTCCCGATAGGCCCGCCACCATGAGCGGTGGTACTGCGGTGCGACGATGAGGTCGTGGTGCAGCGGCCATAGAGTAGCGTTGCAGAATCCCTCATAGTACTGCTGATGTTCGTCATGGCTGAGCGAGACGGGGACGAGGCTCATCCCGTCGAAGTCGAAGGGCTCGAGGCTGTCGTCATGTGTGTTCGCCCAGCCGACCCAGGCTCCGGCTTGCTCGCGCACCACGGGAGCCACCGCTGAGACCAGCCCGCCGGGCGAGGTTTCCCACGCCCCGTCGATGCGGTCGACGGGGAGGCGATTAGCCACCACGACGAAAGCATGGCGGTCAGTTCCCATCATCTTCCCTTCTTCTCGTGCCGCCGGGACGGATCGTACCGTCACGACGATTTCTGGGGCATGAGATCTGAAAGCATGGCCGAAGGGCGGAGGCGGACAGTGCCTCCGCCCTCCAGCCGCGTCCCTCAGTCCTCCGGTGAGTCCTTGAGTGAGTCCTTGACGCCCTTCAGCGAGTCCTTGGTGTCGTCGCCGACCTGCTTGATCTTGCCCTTGGCCGCGTCCGTCCTGCCTTCGACTTCGAGGCCTTTGTCGTCGGTGACCTTGCCTGCAGCGGTCTTCGCTTTGCCCTTGAGCTCTTCAGCCTTGTCAGAGACCTTGTCGGTCTTGTCGTGAGAATCCATGATTCGTCCTTTCGTAGAGATCGGTGTGGACGTACTGCTCTGTCGAGCGCTATTCATGTTTACGGTGTAATCAACCTAGCAGACCGCGTTTTCGCTGCGCAATAGATCTGGCGAGTCGGGTGGTCGATGGAGGGTGATAGCTTAGTCATCCATGAGGAGTTTACAGTGTAATCGGGGTATCAGGGGATCTCTCGACGCGTCGGATCAAGCGGGTAGACTGACGGTGAAATCCGCCCGGTCTGAGACATCTCGGACGAGGAAAGGGAGGCGCGCGTGGTTCAGCAGCGACTTGATCGTGCACAGGTCGTCGAGTCGGCGATCGCCTTCGTCGATGCCTGCGGTCTCAGCGAGCTCACGATGCGTCGCCTCGGAACGGCCTTGGACGTAGAGGCGATGGCACTGTATCGGCATGTTTCGGGGCGGGGGGACCTCCTCGAGGCCATGGTCGACGAGCTCATCGACGGCCTCTTCGACGACGATCTCATGACAGAGGACTCCCATTCGTGGGAGGAGTATCTGCAGCGTGTCGCCAATGCCACGCGGAATCTGGCCCTCAAGCATCCGCGGATCTTCCCTCTCATCGCCACCCAGCCACCTCAGGCGCCCTGGCTCCGTCCGCCGCTGCGAAGCGTGCGCTGGGTCGAGGACTTCCTGTCCTCGCTGCAGCGCTTCGGATTTGCCGACGCCGAGGCGGTGGCGGCATACAAGGCCTTCACGAGCTTCCTCGTCGGCGCGCTTCTGCTCCAAGCGGCCTCCCTGATCCCGGAGGTCCTCGGGGATGAGGAAGAGTCCTCCGCCGGCGACGACCTCAGCGAGTACCCCACGGTGACCCGATTGCAGGACCTGCTCATGGAAGACCACGCCCAGCGCGAGTTCGACGACGCCCTCGACGATCTCATCGAGCGGATCCGCACCAGCACGCAGGGCTGAGAATCTCGGCAGATGGCTCCGAGAGCCCTTGAGCTGTGGCGTGCCTGCGCCCTCACGGATAGTCTTGGCTCAGTGACGATCCGATTACAAAGGAGCAGGATATGAAACTCAGCACCGCACTTCTGCGCGCAGTTCCCGGCGCATTCATCCTCAATTCGGGCATCGGCAAGCTCGGTCTCGACGAGGAATCCGCGGCCGGACTCCAGCAGATGGCCGCCAACGGTGTGCCGATGGTCGAGAACATGACCCCCGCCCAGTTCGGGAAGTTCCTGTCCTACGGTGAGATCGCCGTCGGCTCCGCCCTGCTGCTGCCGTTCGTGCCTACCCGCATCGCCGGTGCCGCGCTGACGACCTTCGCCGCCGGCCTCGTCGCGAACTACTTCTCCATCGATTCGATGACCAAGGACGACGGCATCCGCCCGTCCGAGGACGGCACCGCAGTGGCCAAGGACACTTGGCTGGCCGCAATCGGCTTGGCCCTCCTCATCTCCGGCGGCAGCAAGAAGAAAAAGAAGAGCGTTAAGAAGTAATGGCGTCCCTCCCGGCCCCTCCATGGCGGGGCCGGGAGCGATTCCGGGCTCGCCGAGGCGGCACCCTGGCGAGGCGACTCTTCCTCGTCCAACTCGTCCTCATCGTCCTCGTCTGCACCGCGCTGTCTGTGACGAGCTACGTGACGACGCTCAACAACATCCGGCACGCCACCGGGGAGCGGGTCCTGTCCATCGCCGAGACGCTCGCCCACGATCCCTATGTCACCGAGTCTGTGACCGGGGACGATCCCTCCGCCCGACTGCAGCCCTACGCGCTGACCGTCATCGATTTCGCCGAGGTGGACTTCGTGACGATCATGGACCGCGACGGCACGCGCTACACCCACCCCGACCCCGAACAGCTGGGCAAGAAGTACATCGGCAGCACCGCGAAAGCCCGCGCCGGACAGACCGAGACCGAGGAATACGTAGGCACGCTCGGGCCGTCGGTGCGCGCGATCGTGCCGATCAAGGACGCCGCCGGCGAGGTCACCGCCATGGTCGCCGTCGGCGTGACCCTGGAAACGCTGTCCGTGGCGCAGGCGGCCTCCCTGCCACAGATCATCCTCGTCGGCCTCGCCGCGCTCGCCCTCGGCGGACTCGGCTCCTGGCTGCTCGCCCGCTACCTGCGCCGAGTCACCCTCGGCTACGGTCCCGAGGAGCTCCGTCGGCTGTTCGCGTTCTACGATTCGGCCCTGCATTCCCTGCGCGAGGGCCTCATCCTCGCCGACGATTCCGGTCGGCTCGTCCTCTACAACGACGAGGCCGCGTCCCTGCTCGGCCTGCCCACAGTGGAGGAATCGACGCCGATCTCCCTCGCCGAGGTGGCCCTGCCCGAATCTGTCCGTGACCTCCTTTCGACCGGTCGGGTCGCCGTCGACGAAATCCACTTCACCGCGGATCGTGTCCTCGTCATCAGCCAGAAGCAGGCGAGCCAACCGCGCGGTCGCGGAGCCGACAGTGGCCGTTTGAGTCGCTGGGCTGGTGCGCGCCAACCGGGTGGCCGCGGAATCGGAGGAACGGTCGCGACCCTGCGTGATCGCACTGACATCCAGGAGCTCACCGGTGAGCTGGCGACGATGACGACGCTGTCCGAAGCTTTGCGTGCTCAGACCCACGAACATGCCAACCGGCTGCACACGGTCTCCACGCTCATCGAGCTCGGTCGGGTGCAGGAGGCGTTGGACTTCGCGGTCAAAGATGAGCAGGAGTCGCAGCGGCTGACGGATTCCTTCGTCGCTTCCCTCGACGAACCATTCATCACCGCGCTCATGATCGGCAAGGCCGCTCAGGCCAATGAACGCGGCATCGAACTCACCGTCACAGCCACCGGCGAACTTCCGCCCGAACGACTCGACGCCCGCGACCTCGTCACCGTCGCCGGCAACCTTCTCGACAATGCCTTCGACGCCGTCGTTGACGCGGACGAGAAGCACGTATGGGCGGACTTCGTCGCCGCCGACGGGGAGCTCATCATCACCATCGCCGACTCCGGCGCCGGGGTTGCGGGCGAAGACATCGACGCGCTCTTCCACCTCGGCACCTCGGCGAAACCCGAGCCCGGGGGAGTGGGACGACACGGATTCGGACTCGTCTTGGTCCGGCAGGCGGTGAGCCGCCTCGGCGGGCATATCGATGTCGATTCCGATGGCGGCGCGATCTTCACGGTCACGCTCCCGCTGGGGGACACGACTGCTGTAGGCGACTACGATTCTGCGCAGGACCCCACCACGGATGATGCGGATCTGAGTCAGCAACAGGCGGAAGGAGACCCACGTGAGCAATGATGCCGCGCTGCGGGTGCTCATCGTCGAAGACGATCCGATGACCGCGCAGGCGCACGCGGACTTCGTGGCCCGAGTGCCCGGCTTCGAAGTCGTCGGGACCTGCCTGGGCGGGCACGAGGCGATCGAACGCTTCGACGAACTCGCCGCGGCCGGGACGTCAGTCGATATCGTCCTCCTCGACATGAATCTCACGGATTCGCACGGTCTCGAAGTGGCAGGGCGCCTGAATTCGCGTGGTCAGGACGTCGACATCATCGCGATCACCGCGGTGCGGCACCTGCAGGTGATCCGGTCGGCGATCTCGTCGGGCATCACGCAGTACCTCATCAAGCCCTTCACCTTCGCGTCGTTCCGGGAGAAGCTGGAGAACCAGCGGGAGTTCCGGCGCGGACTCACCGGATCCGGGTCGTTGGCGACTCAGGCCTCGGTGGACAATGCGCTCTCAGCCCTGCGGTCGGTGTCGTCGACGACCCTGCCGAAGGGGCTGATCGCCGAGACCTTGGACGCGGTGTCCGCGTTCGTCCGGGACTCTCCAGTTCCGGTCTCCGCCACCGAGGTGGGGCGTCGGCTTGAACTGTCTCGCGTGACCGTCCGCCGGTATCTCGAGCATCTCGTCGCAACGAAACAGGCGATCAAGCAGCCCCTACACGGGACACCGGGGAGGCCGGAGTACGAGTATCGGTGGGTGTGAGCCGGCGGGTCGTTTAGGTCGTCGGCCGTTGAGCTGGTGGGCCGTTGGGATGCAGAAGGCGGGCGAAGGAATCTCTTCCTTCGCCCGCCTTCGAGCTTGTCAGGTCAATGGTTCTATCTGCCTGATCAGCGTGACTGATCTGTTCCGTCAGTTGTTGAGGTTCTCGATCGCGTAGTCGGCCTCGGACTGAGTGAACTGTTCACCGTATTCGCTGGTGAGCTGATCGTGGATCGCATTCGGCGACATCGCCATGTCGTCCTGGTAGATCCGTGCCTTCTCCAGGGCGTTCTGGTTCCAGTCGGCCTGGACGTTGTCGATGGCGTACTGGGCGGCGTCGGCGGAGAAGTCCTCACCGTATTCGCTCGTCAGCTGGTCGTAGATGCCCTGCTTGCTCATGTGCATCATGTCCGAGTAGGTCTCAGCCTTTGTCAGGGCTGAGTTGTACTCGGCGGGAACGCTCGAGTCGTCCTCTTCTTCCGCCGGTGCAGCGGGCTCCTCGACGAC encodes:
- a CDS encoding phosphotransferase family protein, with translation MSVELDLPSLARWIRDAGEPVTGSLRGARVGQGQSNLTYRIDDEAGRSWIARRPPLGHLLASAHDVAREHRIISALQATGVPVPATLGVCEDSAVADVPVVIMEHVEGTVIDDEKAARNLGPEARRRLGLELARTLAKIHAVDIDAVGLGDLASRKPYAPRQLKRWSRQLEESRTQDRPDLDALTTVLTEHLPEPGEITLVHGDFHIRNVIIDSATGDIRAVLDWELATLGDPLADVGSSLAYWTQAGETPDEPLAPTAVDGFPTRAEIAAEYLAASGRSGRTLGFWHTLGLWKIAIIAEGIRRRVSENPENAAAHGVPTARDIQELIDQGWAVARESGLAS
- a CDS encoding TetR/AcrR family transcriptional regulator; amino-acid sequence: MTEDSAEDLPTLVDGALLRDMPTTTRGIRTRAALVAAARVVFERDGFIDSRLTDITKEAKCSTGTFYTYFDSKEQAFAAVLNEAQEDMLHPGPPHSSDEERTVVEQLQAGHRAYVESYKRNAKLMLLLEQVAAIDANFRRLRLDRARAFAERNCRWIQKLQDEGYVDPSLDPLMSARALSAMVGRMAYFKYAVEEPGWGSDELIVETATKLWINALGIPTDGSRRK
- a CDS encoding alpha/beta fold hydrolase — translated: MRASTTSQPFSGAPFDNASVAARLAELPATADAGALTVSTDQGEFAAFRATPAHPEPDLGEAILLHGWPEYASCWERTAGLLLAQGMGVFAYDQRGYSPGVRPESVGEYAIARLVADLDDVSRAAGLERFHLVGHDWGGLVAWPFAANHPQRLHTCTIVSTPHPRALGKQLKTDDEQYERMGYMRSIQDHPEGVARTLLRNDGKKLIDLYGGAVPGDLAASYVARFSEPGAFLSVLKYYQAMDGRDRTPSTPITVPTSLVWGSEDIAFSRKTAELSARYVEGPYRFVPLEGASHWLPESHPNDIASTVINQAREHAANQ
- a CDS encoding RES family NAD+ phosphorylase, producing the protein MNRETVAQSLPHPDRDLSTFPTRPVDAGTRWRRGHRHEHEPWFFSSDGKGRFNLSEPFGTCYLASSDDVAARESIGPDITRSGVVTTTFLEGRVVSSLTLAEPVKAAHVSSNGAFPFGVTSELCSMEKYQIPRQWAHSLHESGFDGIWYHPRFSPGADSRAIAVFGPTGAATGEVHEQKTLREVVEDMAIVVVDPDSLDEFEILEEAPGG
- a CDS encoding cation:dicarboxylate symporter family transporter, translated to MVIVAVFAGAAIGLIAPEAGIALEPLGKAFVALIKMIIAPVIFCTIVLGVGSVAKAATVGKVGGLALIYFLIMATFALVIGLVVGNFIHPGDGLHLQPYEEAAGGEEGGMVAFLMSLIPGDIPVLPTLVLALLVGFALQSMGKAGEPVLTGIKHIQAVVFKLMMMIMWAAPIGAFGAIAAVVGKTGWAAIGAMATLMGAFYLTCALFIVIVLGGLLKIVTGLNIFLLLKYLAREFLLIFSTSSSESALPRLIAKMEHAGVSKPVVGITVPTGYSFNLDGTAIYLTMASLFVSSAMGMPMSIPEQISLLVFMIIASKGAAGVTGAGLATLAAGLQSHRPELLDGMGVIVGIDKFMSECRALTNFTGNAVATLLIGKWTNEIDLDVARATLSGDNPFDELSLEPDVHGTPTNAPEADAALPEPQTTVAADSQAKAGVVS
- a CDS encoding alpha,alpha-trehalose-phosphate synthase (UDP-forming), with the protein product MMGTDRHAFVVVANRLPVDRIDGAWETSPGGLVSAVAPVVREQAGAWVGWANTHDDSLEPFDFDGMSLVPVSLSHDEHQQYYEGFCNATLWPLHHDLIVAPQYHRSWWRAYREVNARFAQAAVEAAETGATVWVHDYHLQLVPAMIRAQRPDIRIGYFCHIPFPPVEQVAQLPWRDEILRGLLGADVIGLQGEADAAKARQAMQKLLGMDPEELRGRVGSYPISIDVDEIRAAAESPGVQETARCFRRDLGDPATLMIGVDRLDYSKGILHRLWAFEELIDDGLLDAQGTRLAQIAVPSREGVRAYQDLRDEVEHAVGRINGRLSTLGGDVIHYSYHSHSTEEAVALYLAADILLVTSLRDGMNLVAKEFVTARRGRGGALVLSEFAGAAEELDQAIIVNPHDRAGLKAAIHHAATLSEDEARRRMDAMADTVAAFDVRRWAQAFLHDLRDPASAAALSPSDW
- a CDS encoding CsbD family protein, which encodes MDSHDKTDKVSDKAEELKGKAKTAAGKVTDDKGLEVEGRTDAAKGKIKQVGDDTKDSLKGVKDSLKDSPED
- a CDS encoding TetR/AcrR family transcriptional regulator; the encoded protein is MVQQRLDRAQVVESAIAFVDACGLSELTMRRLGTALDVEAMALYRHVSGRGDLLEAMVDELIDGLFDDDLMTEDSHSWEEYLQRVANATRNLALKHPRIFPLIATQPPQAPWLRPPLRSVRWVEDFLSSLQRFGFADAEAVAAYKAFTSFLVGALLLQAASLIPEVLGDEEESSAGDDLSEYPTVTRLQDLLMEDHAQREFDDALDDLIERIRTSTQG
- a CDS encoding sensor histidine kinase, with protein sequence MASLPAPPWRGRERFRARRGGTLARRLFLVQLVLIVLVCTALSVTSYVTTLNNIRHATGERVLSIAETLAHDPYVTESVTGDDPSARLQPYALTVIDFAEVDFVTIMDRDGTRYTHPDPEQLGKKYIGSTAKARAGQTETEEYVGTLGPSVRAIVPIKDAAGEVTAMVAVGVTLETLSVAQAASLPQIILVGLAALALGGLGSWLLARYLRRVTLGYGPEELRRLFAFYDSALHSLREGLILADDSGRLVLYNDEAASLLGLPTVEESTPISLAEVALPESVRDLLSTGRVAVDEIHFTADRVLVISQKQASQPRGRGADSGRLSRWAGARQPGGRGIGGTVATLRDRTDIQELTGELATMTTLSEALRAQTHEHANRLHTVSTLIELGRVQEALDFAVKDEQESQRLTDSFVASLDEPFITALMIGKAAQANERGIELTVTATGELPPERLDARDLVTVAGNLLDNAFDAVVDADEKHVWADFVAADGELIITIADSGAGVAGEDIDALFHLGTSAKPEPGGVGRHGFGLVLVRQAVSRLGGHIDVDSDGGAIFTVTLPLGDTTAVGDYDSAQDPTTDDADLSQQQAEGDPREQ